DNA from Brevinema andersonii:
AAGTCAATCAGTTCAGAAAGACGTTCGGGGTCGAGTTCCTTACACGACTCAACCCCGAAATTCTCCCTTAATAAACATCGGTACATATCGTCATCCAGATGTATTCTCTTCTTAAGAATATGCACTAACGCTATTTGCTTCTTATTTCTATTTATTGAAGACATTCTGTTTTGACTTCTATATAAAACGTATCCTTTTCTTTCCGGGATAACCCAATTTTTTCTAATGCTTCCTGACTCCAAGAACTCAGGGTGGATTTCTTTACTGTTTTTCTAATATCAATGCATTCCATTCTGCCCATATCTTCAAGTGCTTCAATAATAGAAGCCATCTTTGCATTTGGAACCACAACCTCCGTACTCTTTCGATAGCCTATCGTTGCTAGCGGTAATTCATAGCTTCTCTTATCGTTTGTGATGAGTTCTTCTTTATGGTCATCCGCATAGGATTGGATAACCATTTTGAGAGCTTCTTTTTGGGCTTTCGTAGGCGCATTCTTAACATCATATTTTCTCTTAATCTCATCTAACTCTTTGTTCATCAAGGTTTCTTGTTTTTCCAACTCTCGTTCCAAATGGACATACGTATTTGTTACTTCTTTTAATTCTTCGTTATTCTTGATAGTTTCTATACTTTTCATTATGGTTTCCTTATTTTTTTATTAATGTAATGTTTTCACATAATTTTTAATAGCACCCGCTGTTACTTTTCTTCCCGTATCTTGTTCATAGTTCACCATATCCTGCATCAGGAGAAGCAAAGTCCGGATCGTACCCCTTGAACATTCAATGTACGCCGAGCAGACATCGTCCGAAACATCGGGTATACAGACTTGGACTATCTGTTCTAAATCATTCACAGAGGGTTGGTTGAGGTTATAAGAAATCATACGGTTCGCAATCTGTTCAAATCCATTTCTCAAAGCGACTAGGTTATGGTAGAGTTTAGGCATCCCAACCAGCACGACAGGGTTTTGGGCTTCATCGTGAATCCTCCGGATAATATCCAAACTTCTCGCTGACAAATACTCTGCTTCGTCGAAAATAAGAACACGACCGGTAGACTTTAATTTATTAATAATACGGTTCGTAATTTCATAATTCGACCCTT
Protein-coding regions in this window:
- a CDS encoding host-nuclease inhibitor Gam family protein → MKSIETIKNNEELKEVTNTYVHLERELEKQETLMNKELDEIKRKYDVKNAPTKAQKEALKMVIQSYADDHKEELITNDKRSYELPLATIGYRKSTEVVVPNAKMASIIEALEDMGRMECIDIRKTVKKSTLSSWSQEALEKIGLSRKEKDTFYIEVKTECLQ